The bacterium DNA window CCTCGTCCTGGAGGAGCCTTTCTACCTCCCGCAAGCCGACGAGCTGGACATCGCGCGCGCCGCCTACCGGAACGGCCTGCCGCTGCTGCTCAAGGGCCCGACCGGCTGCGGCAAGACGCGCTTCGTGCTGCGCCTGGCCTGGGAGCTGGGGCGCCCGCTGATCACCGTGTCCTGCCACGACGACCTCTCCACCGGCGACCTCGTCGGCCGCTACCTGATCCGCGGCGGCGACGCGGTCTGGGTCGACGGGCCGCTGACGACCGCGGTGCGCACGGGCGCGATCTGCTACCTCGACGAGATCGTCGAGGCCCGCAAGGACACGACCGTGGTGATCCACCCGCTCGCCGACGAGCGGCGCGAGCTGCCGATCGACAAGCGCGGCGAGCTGCTGCGCGCGCCGCCCGAGTTCATGCTCGCGGTCTCCTACAACCCGGGCTACCAGAGCGTCCTCAAGGACCTCAAGCCGAGCACCCGCCAGCGCTTCGTCGCCCTCGAGTTCGGCTTCCCGCCCGCGGCGCTGGAAGAGCGCATCCTCGCGCACGAGGCCGGCATCGACGCCGCCACCGCGCGGCTGCTCGTGCGCCTCGGCGCGATGACACGCGGCCTGCGCGACTCGGGGCTCACCGAGGGGGCGAGCACGCGCCTGCTCATCCACGCCGGCAAGCTGATCGCCGCCGGGATCGCGCCGCGCACGGCCTGCCGCGTCGCGGTCACCGAGACGCTCACCGACGACCGCGAGCTGCAGCAGGCGGTGGACGAGCTGGTCGCCTCGCTGTTCTAGCCCATGG harbors:
- a CDS encoding CbbQ/NirQ/NorQ/GpvN family protein; the encoded protein is MTRDLEKVGGQAAERLVLEEPFYLPQADELDIARAAYRNGLPLLLKGPTGCGKTRFVLRLAWELGRPLITVSCHDDLSTGDLVGRYLIRGGDAVWVDGPLTTAVRTGAICYLDEIVEARKDTTVVIHPLADERRELPIDKRGELLRAPPEFMLAVSYNPGYQSVLKDLKPSTRQRFVALEFGFPPAALEERILAHEAGIDAATARLLVRLGAMTRGLRDSGLTEGASTRLLIHAGKLIAAGIAPRTACRVAVTETLTDDRELQQAVDELVASLF